A genomic window from Anthocerotibacter panamensis C109 includes:
- a CDS encoding glycosyltransferase family 4 protein, producing MRILSLTNCPVQANLGSGKTVLMYTQGLSRLGHTVEVVQPRDFETWPGLRKAKKFRLAWGALDLARRKLQAQPYDLMECYGDEFWLATWQVSQWPKRPLLVAHTNGLELLACAIEQRSFPPQTPPECLYAWFSKQTHQRFSRMAFSYADAFVALCETDRQYVLKQGLYLPERTAVVEPGLDEEYLAVPFQAQRAERLAFMGSWIPRKGIDQLCTVMSRLLVEQPKLHLDLYGTGATPLTVLGGFPESVRARITVHPCLSNQEIAQGLALAKVFFFPSHYEGFGIALAEAMACGCAVVTTRTGFGADLDDGVQALLCDVLDVGAMERAVSRLLTDDALRLKIAAGGRQRVRAMTWQANVEKLAAVYQTWLTH from the coding sequence ATGCGGATTCTGTCTTTGACGAACTGTCCGGTGCAAGCCAACTTAGGCTCAGGCAAAACAGTCCTCATGTATACCCAGGGGTTGAGTCGCTTGGGCCATACCGTGGAAGTGGTCCAGCCTCGGGATTTTGAGACTTGGCCTGGGCTGAGGAAGGCCAAAAAATTCCGGTTGGCTTGGGGGGCTCTAGACCTCGCTCGCCGCAAGCTCCAAGCGCAACCCTACGATCTGATGGAGTGCTATGGGGACGAGTTTTGGCTGGCTACTTGGCAGGTGTCGCAATGGCCCAAGCGACCGTTGCTGGTTGCCCATACCAATGGTCTGGAGCTTTTGGCCTGTGCGATAGAACAGCGGAGCTTCCCGCCCCAGACGCCTCCTGAGTGTCTCTACGCCTGGTTCTCGAAACAAACCCACCAGCGCTTTTCGCGTATGGCCTTCAGCTATGCCGACGCCTTTGTGGCGCTGTGCGAGACAGACCGGCAATATGTGCTCAAGCAAGGGCTCTATCTGCCAGAGCGTACAGCGGTCGTTGAACCAGGATTGGATGAAGAATATTTGGCCGTGCCCTTCCAGGCACAGCGAGCAGAGCGGCTGGCGTTCATGGGTTCCTGGATTCCGCGCAAGGGTATCGACCAACTCTGTACGGTGATGAGTAGGCTTCTCGTCGAACAGCCCAAGCTCCATCTGGACCTCTACGGGACCGGAGCTACGCCGCTGACGGTCCTGGGTGGTTTCCCGGAGTCGGTGCGGGCACGGATTACCGTCCATCCCTGCCTGAGTAATCAGGAGATCGCTCAGGGGTTGGCCCTGGCTAAAGTTTTTTTCTTTCCTTCTCACTACGAAGGCTTTGGTATAGCGCTGGCGGAGGCTATGGCCTGTGGCTGTGCGGTGGTGACGACCCGCACTGGATTTGGCGCAGATCTGGACGATGGAGTTCAGGCGCTTCTGTGCGATGTCTTGGATGTTGGGGCTATGGAGCGGGCGGTCTCGCGTCTGCTCACCGATGATGCCCTGCGCCTGAAGATTGCGGCTGGGGGCCGGCAGCGTGTCCGCGCTATGACGTGGCAGGCCAATGTCGAGAAACTTGCAGCGGTCTACCAGACGTGGCTCACCCACTAA
- a CDS encoding acyltransferase, producing the protein MGNFLNRVYLDGLLYLTNHVIANIPSHTVRLGFYRGILKLELQKGSLIFMGAWFDGTGNLKIGRNSTINQQCRLDNRGAIQIGNNVTIAAGVWIITADHDLNASNFGGRIRPVHIEDYVFVGSRATILPGVTLARGCVVAAGAVVTRDVAPYTIVGGVPARLIGKRRSDLEYNAHYPRLFF; encoded by the coding sequence ATGGGTAATTTCCTCAACCGGGTTTACTTAGATGGGCTCCTCTACCTCACCAACCATGTCATCGCCAACATTCCCTCACACACGGTTCGCCTCGGTTTCTATAGAGGGATTTTAAAGTTAGAGCTTCAGAAAGGCAGCCTGATCTTCATGGGTGCTTGGTTCGATGGCACAGGCAATCTTAAGATCGGGCGCAACAGTACTATCAACCAACAGTGCCGGTTGGATAACCGCGGAGCGATCCAGATTGGGAACAACGTCACTATTGCTGCTGGAGTCTGGATCATCACCGCCGACCACGACCTGAATGCTTCTAACTTTGGCGGGCGGATTCGGCCTGTACACATTGAAGATTATGTTTTTGTTGGTAGTCGCGCGACGATCTTGCCTGGGGTGACCCTGGCTCGGGGCTGCGTCGTGGCAGCAGGGGCGGTGGTCACTCGGGATGTCGCACCCTACACCATTGTGGGCGGAGTCCCGGCGCGTCTCATCGGTAAGCGGCGTTCGGACCTGGAATACAACGCCCATTATCCCCGTCTGTTTTTTTAG
- a CDS encoding glycosyltransferase family 2 protein: MLISVIVPTYQRNDLLARCLDALAPGKQTLDASQYEVIITDDGRKSTAQDMLAQSYPWAQWVQGPQRGPAANRNNGAKSACGEWLAFVDDDCIPDSGWLQGIAQRLQGEDLDVIEGQTITPDKVDNPFRQGVENTQGGSYWSCNLAVRREIFFAIGAFDEDFLEPAAEDMEFGYRVTHRNLRVRFCREALVLHPTRLLTWRGVIRNTSLMRWFLLYKHKAGLAVPLSANPLQAMGSLVLDQSIYLLRTTWHLISKHDPTSWRSNLFYQGWRWITFPVLMPYLLVWELRFRKLLLARSRSA, from the coding sequence ATGTTGATCTCTGTCATTGTTCCTACCTACCAGCGCAACGACTTGCTGGCGCGTTGTCTGGATGCGCTGGCTCCTGGTAAGCAAACCCTGGATGCCAGCCAGTACGAAGTAATCATCACCGACGACGGGCGCAAAAGTACCGCACAGGACATGCTGGCCCAATCCTATCCCTGGGCGCAGTGGGTCCAGGGGCCGCAGCGTGGACCGGCAGCCAACCGCAATAATGGCGCTAAATCCGCTTGTGGTGAGTGGCTGGCTTTCGTGGACGACGACTGTATCCCTGACTCCGGCTGGTTGCAGGGGATCGCCCAACGGCTCCAAGGGGAGGACCTGGATGTGATCGAGGGTCAGACCATCACGCCTGACAAAGTGGACAATCCTTTTCGCCAAGGTGTAGAAAACACCCAAGGAGGGAGCTACTGGAGTTGCAACTTAGCGGTGCGCCGCGAAATTTTTTTTGCTATCGGGGCATTTGACGAGGATTTTTTGGAGCCCGCTGCCGAGGACATGGAGTTTGGTTATCGGGTTACCCATCGGAACCTGCGCGTTCGATTTTGCCGAGAAGCGCTGGTTTTACACCCCACCCGGCTGCTGACTTGGCGTGGGGTGATCCGCAACACGTCGCTCATGCGCTGGTTTCTGCTCTACAAACACAAGGCGGGTCTAGCCGTCCCACTTTCAGCCAATCCGCTACAAGCGATGGGCAGTTTGGTCTTAGACCAAAGTATCTACTTACTGCGCACCACTTGGCATCTAATCAGCAAACACGACCCCACCTCCTGGCGCTCCAACCTCTTTTATCAGGGCTGGCGCTGGATCACGTTCCCGGTGTTGATGCCCTACCTGCTGGTCTGGGAGCTGCGTTTTCGCAAATTGCTGTTAGCTCGCAGCCGCTCCGCCTAG
- a CDS encoding glycosyltransferase — protein sequence MDVTAYVPCYNNAQTLAQTLDSVRRLNPAVAEILAVDDGSRDNSVQVAAAQGVQVLVHSQNLGRGAARAKAMEQARYELVLCCDATNVLSADFLEKALPWFENPQVAAVFGYLVQPPARTVVERWRGRHLFRLEQPRGPVDRHALLATYGAVVRKSAVLAVGNYDPTLRHSEDRELGERLLQAGYEVIHDPKLEVSSIAHNTLAQVLERYWRWYCGKDETVSWSGYLKQVAYATKVMALQDLRAGDPQSIPISLFSPHYQFWRSWWRSFLRPTPMKPPC from the coding sequence ATGGATGTCACCGCCTACGTCCCCTGCTATAACAATGCCCAAACCCTCGCCCAGACCCTTGATTCAGTCCGACGGCTGAACCCTGCGGTTGCGGAGATTTTGGCGGTGGACGATGGCTCTAGGGATAACTCAGTGCAGGTTGCTGCGGCTCAAGGCGTCCAAGTCCTGGTCCACTCCCAGAATCTAGGCCGGGGAGCTGCGCGGGCTAAAGCTATGGAGCAAGCCCGTTACGAGTTGGTTTTGTGCTGTGATGCTACCAATGTTTTGTCGGCTGATTTTCTGGAAAAAGCCCTGCCCTGGTTTGAAAATCCCCAAGTGGCAGCGGTTTTTGGCTATTTAGTCCAGCCTCCTGCTCGCACCGTGGTCGAGCGCTGGCGCGGTAGACATTTGTTTCGGCTAGAACAACCCAGAGGTCCGGTGGACCGGCACGCTCTTTTGGCAACCTATGGAGCCGTAGTCCGTAAATCAGCCGTTTTAGCCGTGGGAAACTACGATCCAACGTTGCGTCACAGCGAGGACCGGGAACTCGGGGAACGGTTACTTCAGGCGGGCTACGAAGTCATTCACGACCCCAAGTTGGAAGTGTCCTCCATCGCCCACAATACCCTTGCACAGGTACTAGAACGCTATTGGCGCTGGTACTGTGGCAAGGACGAAACCGTGAGTTGGTCCGGTTACCTAAAACAGGTGGCCTATGCGACCAAAGTCATGGCCCTCCAAGACCTCAGAGCGGGCGATCCCCAAAGTATTCCCATCAGCCTCTTCTCACCTCATTACCAATTCTGGCGCTCCTGGTGGCGCTCCTTCCTCCGCCCAACCCCCATGAAACCCCCATGTTGA
- a CDS encoding glycosyltransferase, which yields MDRSNPPALDLSRWAVVAHNDDTGFGRMAADIRRLLGLGYHLVIPSERLDDRPLTEPTEQFLDPKAPDTRVRELLTGLQGIIFFERHSWHQSLLPIAQSLGVRTVCVPMWEWFRGNDAQWQYCDLFICPTRYTVQVVQGYGWKNAVYLPWLLDITRFAACQIAGPARLFIHNAGLVDHDDRKGTRDTILAFKQVRRSDIRLLVRIQKEVPLPALDERIEVQVGNLDDPTDLYRHGDVAIQPSKMEGIGFMVLEAVCSGLPVITTDYPPMSEFVQQPELRVKPRWFKRKAFATQWIKHAHLRLPQTQDLARKIAWCADHDLAAISKANRAWTDATFAPETLKRQWQECLTHLLVGRMQR from the coding sequence ATGGACCGTAGTAATCCTCCAGCCTTAGATCTCAGCCGTTGGGCGGTGGTCGCCCATAACGACGACACGGGTTTTGGGCGAATGGCGGCTGATATACGCAGGCTTTTGGGCCTAGGCTATCATCTGGTCATTCCTTCAGAACGGCTCGACGACCGACCGCTGACTGAGCCTACAGAACAATTCCTTGACCCCAAAGCCCCTGATACCCGCGTCCGGGAACTCCTCACGGGGCTACAGGGAATTATCTTTTTCGAGCGCCATAGCTGGCATCAGTCTCTTTTGCCCATTGCTCAGAGCCTGGGGGTGCGGACTGTCTGTGTGCCGATGTGGGAATGGTTCCGGGGTAACGACGCGCAGTGGCAGTACTGCGACTTATTTATCTGCCCGACGCGCTACACGGTGCAAGTAGTCCAAGGCTATGGCTGGAAAAATGCTGTCTACCTGCCTTGGTTGCTCGATATCACCCGCTTTGCTGCCTGTCAGATCGCTGGTCCTGCCCGTCTTTTCATCCACAATGCGGGGCTAGTGGACCACGATGACCGCAAAGGCACCCGTGACACGATCCTGGCCTTTAAGCAGGTCCGCCGTTCTGATATCCGTCTTTTGGTGCGCATCCAAAAAGAAGTCCCGCTCCCGGCATTGGATGAGCGCATCGAAGTCCAAGTGGGTAATTTGGACGACCCCACGGACCTCTACCGCCACGGGGATGTGGCGATCCAACCTTCAAAGATGGAAGGTATCGGTTTTATGGTCCTGGAGGCAGTCTGTAGTGGTTTGCCCGTAATCACCACCGACTACCCACCGATGAGCGAATTTGTCCAACAGCCTGAATTGCGGGTAAAACCGCGCTGGTTTAAGCGCAAAGCCTTTGCCACCCAGTGGATCAAACACGCCCATCTGCGGCTGCCCCAGACGCAAGACTTGGCCCGCAAGATTGCTTGGTGCGCCGACCATGACCTAGCCGCGATATCCAAAGCCAACCGCGCTTGGACGGATGCGACCTTTGCGCCCGAGACGCTGAAGCGTCAATGGCAGGAGTGCCTGACCCACCTGCTTGTAGGGCGGATGCAGCGCTGA
- a CDS encoding NAD-dependent epimerase/dehydratase family protein has protein sequence MMHCAVLGANGFVGSRLVEVFHLTGVAQVRPVVRSFSSLARLARFDLDCRVANAVDQAALKTAFAGCETVVHCVVGDPKVILATVEPVYRAAADAGVRRIVYLSTASVHGQAPAPGSDETSPLSDRQSIAYNNAKVQAEWAFQRLQQRGGVEVVMLRPGIVFGPRSRWTAGLADDLLAGLACFVDSPGGICNSIYVDNLIHAIHLALSASGVAGQAFLVGDRETVTWGDFYAPIVRALGLDPVAVPILPAPVFRLSVKDRFESVRTSDTFQTVMPFFSSRLKRLAKGALNAWPEHPLPSPWVLPTTQGPIATQELTLLHQCRFKLPHRKAEKMLGYEPPLSFAQGCQRSVDWLEFAGYPVVHHGP, from the coding sequence ATGATGCACTGTGCAGTTTTAGGGGCCAATGGTTTTGTTGGCAGTCGTCTGGTCGAGGTCTTTCACCTGACTGGGGTGGCGCAGGTACGCCCGGTCGTGCGCTCCTTCAGCAGCCTCGCTCGCCTTGCACGCTTTGATCTGGATTGCCGGGTCGCCAATGCCGTCGATCAAGCTGCCCTCAAAACGGCCTTTGCGGGCTGTGAAACCGTGGTACATTGCGTGGTCGGCGATCCCAAGGTGATCCTGGCAACCGTAGAACCTGTTTATCGCGCAGCAGCGGACGCGGGCGTGCGCCGGATCGTCTACCTCAGTACCGCCTCAGTCCATGGACAAGCACCCGCGCCCGGTAGTGATGAAACCAGTCCCCTAAGCGACCGACAATCCATCGCCTACAACAATGCTAAAGTTCAAGCGGAGTGGGCTTTTCAGAGATTGCAGCAGCGCGGTGGGGTAGAGGTGGTCATGCTCCGGCCTGGAATTGTCTTTGGCCCGCGTTCACGGTGGACTGCTGGTTTGGCGGATGATCTGCTCGCCGGACTGGCCTGTTTCGTCGATAGTCCTGGGGGTATTTGTAACAGCATCTATGTCGATAATCTGATTCATGCCATTCACCTTGCCCTGAGTGCGTCAGGCGTGGCTGGACAGGCATTTCTAGTAGGAGACCGGGAGACGGTGACTTGGGGTGATTTCTATGCTCCGATTGTGCGGGCACTGGGCTTGGACCCAGTAGCGGTCCCCATCCTCCCTGCCCCCGTTTTTCGCCTGAGTGTGAAGGACCGTTTCGAGTCGGTGCGCACTTCGGATACCTTTCAGACCGTGATGCCGTTTTTCTCCTCGCGGCTCAAACGATTGGCTAAGGGTGCGCTCAATGCGTGGCCTGAGCATCCCCTCCCCTCCCCTTGGGTTTTGCCTACTACCCAAGGCCCAATAGCCACGCAGGAATTGACTTTACTGCATCAGTGCCGATTCAAATTGCCGCACCGCAAGGCTGAAAAAATGCTGGGCTACGAGCCGCCGCTTTCGTTTGCACAAGGCTGTCAGCGCTCGGTGGATTGGTTGGAGTTTGCCGGTTATCCCGTGGTCCACCATGGACCGTAG
- a CDS encoding Gfo/Idh/MocA family protein, which yields MNPNPPTIALLGCGAISERYYAPALKTLEQAQQLSVTALFDPNAERVAVLQKAFPGAQKLLNLAQPPGTDLAIVASPARFHAEQTIQLLRHGVGVLCEKPMAATVEEGEAMINVAQAAQKILAVGLFRRFFPAAQTIYDLLKTEALGPVRSFDFREGGSFGWPAQSASFFQKKSAGGGVFLDIGVHVLDLMLWWFGDPQGVRYADDAMGGLEANCRLDLTYPGGVTGQVRLSRDWGLANRYVIQCEKGWLGWRVGEADQVEIGYHGQTYALSGHIQHPHVQGGLPALGPAAPTYSQSFIRQIQNWVCAYRGEEPIFVSGAEGLRSLKLIEQCYRERTLLSMPWFSDAEALQARALSTAS from the coding sequence ATGAACCCCAATCCACCTACCATCGCCCTTCTCGGCTGTGGGGCGATCTCCGAACGCTACTACGCCCCGGCCCTCAAGACCCTAGAGCAGGCGCAGCAGTTGAGCGTCACCGCCCTCTTTGACCCCAACGCAGAGCGCGTCGCAGTTCTCCAAAAAGCCTTCCCCGGTGCCCAAAAGCTCCTCAATCTCGCTCAACCCCCCGGTACCGACCTCGCCATTGTCGCTTCTCCAGCCCGCTTTCATGCCGAACAGACGATCCAATTACTCCGGCACGGGGTAGGGGTTCTGTGCGAAAAACCCATGGCGGCGACCGTCGAAGAAGGTGAAGCGATGATTAACGTAGCCCAAGCAGCCCAAAAAATTCTAGCAGTGGGCTTGTTTCGCCGCTTTTTCCCAGCGGCACAGACTATCTACGACCTACTCAAGACCGAAGCGCTCGGTCCGGTGCGTTCCTTTGACTTCCGAGAAGGCGGGAGCTTTGGCTGGCCTGCTCAATCGGCCTCGTTTTTTCAGAAGAAGAGCGCGGGGGGCGGTGTTTTCCTGGATATTGGCGTGCATGTGCTGGATCTGATGCTTTGGTGGTTTGGCGACCCACAGGGCGTGCGCTATGCCGATGATGCGATGGGCGGGCTGGAGGCTAACTGTCGGCTAGATCTAACTTATCCCGGCGGGGTGACGGGGCAGGTGCGCCTCAGCCGCGATTGGGGACTGGCTAATCGCTATGTAATCCAGTGTGAAAAAGGCTGGCTGGGCTGGCGCGTCGGGGAGGCGGACCAAGTGGAAATCGGCTATCACGGCCAGACTTACGCGCTATCTGGGCACATCCAACATCCCCACGTCCAAGGTGGGCTCCCGGCTCTCGGCCCTGCGGCTCCTACCTATAGCCAGAGCTTTATTCGGCAGATCCAAAATTGGGTGTGTGCGTACAGAGGGGAGGAGCCGATTTTTGTCTCGGGTGCAGAAGGGCTGCGTAGCCTCAAGCTGATCGAGCAGTGTTATCGAGAACGCACCCTCCTGTCGATGCCCTGGTTCTCAGACGCTGAAGCTCTTCAGGCTCGCGCGCTCAGTACGGCCTCCTGA
- a CDS encoding FkbM family methyltransferase, whose protein sequence is MTSLLRRVAKSPLNALLNQPEIRRRMIFDLKHRYHADLDVTVPLGAGFTCPVYFPEAWYSFTEIFLGDEYTPVFQRVPLPQRWLDLGCHAGYFSLLVAWLRARQGLSPEIQALLVDGDSRVGPAVERLIAVNSLHTQMHFRQGLISRKPGVHYFTERGVMSSSVSELEGGAGEVKAVSTLSAADLMAALPPPYDLVKIDVEGSEYDFLLDYQPVLAQTRYLLLEWHSWHAGGGGVQQIHDLAQEQGFTLIGDVVEAHDVPVGGKTQQCGVTLYLRG, encoded by the coding sequence ATGACCAGCCTCCTGCGTCGTGTCGCCAAATCCCCCCTCAATGCGCTGTTGAACCAACCGGAGATCCGCCGCCGGATGATCTTTGACCTCAAACATCGCTACCATGCTGACCTAGACGTGACTGTGCCCCTAGGGGCGGGTTTTACCTGTCCGGTCTACTTCCCGGAGGCTTGGTACTCGTTTACCGAAATCTTTTTGGGCGATGAATATACCCCAGTCTTTCAGCGTGTGCCGCTTCCCCAACGCTGGCTGGATCTAGGCTGCCATGCAGGATATTTTTCACTGTTGGTGGCGTGGCTCAGGGCGCGGCAGGGGTTGAGCCCGGAAATCCAAGCCCTCCTCGTCGATGGCGACTCACGGGTCGGACCAGCGGTGGAGCGCTTGATCGCGGTGAACAGCCTCCACACGCAGATGCATTTTCGCCAGGGACTTATTTCTCGCAAACCGGGTGTCCACTACTTCACCGAGCGCGGCGTCATGTCCTCATCGGTATCCGAATTAGAGGGCGGGGCGGGGGAGGTTAAGGCGGTCTCAACCCTGAGTGCTGCTGATCTAATGGCTGCCTTGCCCCCGCCCTATGACTTAGTAAAAATTGATGTGGAAGGCAGTGAGTACGACTTCTTGCTCGATTACCAGCCGGTGCTAGCCCAGACCCGTTACCTATTGCTGGAGTGGCACTCCTGGCACGCAGGCGGTGGCGGTGTCCAACAGATTCATGATTTGGCTCAGGAGCAGGGCTTCACCCTGATCGGCGACGTGGTCGAGGCCCATGACGTGCCTGTGGGCGGCAAAACCCAACAGTGCGGGGTCACCCTCTACCTGCGCGGCTAA
- a CDS encoding ABC transporter ATP-binding protein, whose protein sequence is MSDAVIRVEHLKKRYLLSHEPKERYTALRDVITRGAKDLARRLMAPSQEILSSSEEEFWALQDVSFEINQGDRVGIIGRNGAGKSTLLKILSRITEPTSGRMALKGRVASLLEVGTGFHPELTGRENIYLNGAILGMSRVEIRKKFDEIVAFAEVERFLDTPVKRYSSGMYVRLAFGVAAHLEPEILIVDEVLAVGDMGFQKKCLGRMGEVAREGRTVLFVSHNMAAIRALCSRALFMKEGQIFLDTDVETAVNRYLGEDESTEAYVVWNPQKAPQAPELRFTEAYILNDKGERSATIDCRRNFTIGVEYEILKPLSSGVRIGFGMQNNEGIQICGSNDPKGWIHALREPGHYVTHCQFPGYMLNAGTYALYFGADMPPYRGLFVTTPYCLNFSIEDVEGHGPNNDKLPGILRPKLEWNVQQAVVN, encoded by the coding sequence GTGTCTGATGCAGTGATTCGTGTTGAGCACCTCAAAAAACGCTATCTGTTGAGCCATGAGCCCAAAGAGCGCTACACTGCCCTGCGCGACGTGATCACGCGCGGGGCCAAAGACTTGGCTCGTAGGCTAATGGCTCCTAGCCAAGAAATTTTAAGCTCCTCAGAGGAAGAGTTTTGGGCACTCCAGGATGTCTCTTTTGAAATCAATCAAGGCGACCGAGTGGGGATTATCGGACGCAACGGAGCCGGCAAATCCACGCTCCTCAAGATCCTCAGCCGTATCACCGAACCGACCTCAGGCCGTATGGCGCTCAAGGGAAGGGTTGCTAGTTTGCTGGAAGTGGGCACGGGCTTTCATCCAGAGTTGACAGGCCGGGAGAATATTTATCTCAATGGCGCGATCTTGGGGATGAGCCGGGTGGAGATCCGCAAAAAATTTGATGAGATTGTCGCCTTTGCCGAGGTCGAGCGGTTTTTGGATACGCCCGTCAAGCGCTACTCCTCGGGGATGTATGTGCGATTGGCTTTCGGCGTCGCCGCCCACCTAGAGCCTGAAATTTTGATCGTGGACGAAGTGCTAGCTGTGGGCGATATGGGCTTTCAAAAGAAGTGCTTGGGGCGGATGGGGGAGGTAGCCCGCGAGGGACGGACGGTACTTTTTGTCAGTCACAACATGGCGGCGATCCGCGCTTTGTGCAGTCGGGCACTCTTTATGAAAGAAGGCCAGATTTTTCTGGACACCGATGTAGAGACAGCCGTGAATCGTTATCTAGGCGAGGACGAGAGCACGGAAGCCTATGTTGTTTGGAATCCCCAAAAAGCCCCGCAAGCGCCGGAGTTGCGCTTCACCGAAGCCTATATCCTCAATGACAAGGGGGAGCGCAGCGCGACGATTGACTGCCGCCGTAATTTCACGATTGGCGTGGAGTACGAAATTTTAAAACCACTCTCGAGTGGGGTTCGGATTGGGTTTGGGATGCAAAATAACGAGGGCATCCAAATCTGTGGCTCCAATGACCCCAAAGGCTGGATCCATGCCCTACGCGAGCCCGGTCACTACGTCACCCACTGCCAATTTCCAGGCTACATGCTCAATGCCGGGACCTACGCGCTCTACTTCGGCGCGGACATGCCCCCCTACCGGGGCCTTTTCGTGACCACACCCTATTGCTTAAATTTCAGCATCGAAGATGTTGAAGGTCATGGGCCTAATAACGATAAACTTCCGGGCATCCTCAGGCCCAAACTGGAATGGAATGTCCAACAAGCTGTGGTGAACTAA